The genome window TCAAAGTTTGTAGGATAAATCAATTTTCCATACAAATCTGTTCCATCATCTGCTTTTAATGTTACATTTTCAACTTTCGCTGTGTTGTAATTTGCCAAAGGATTTTGAGCAGTTAAGATATTTTGTTTGAATTTTCCATTTGCATCCAACACATCAATTTTACGAGGCGTGTTATCATTGCTCCAATTATCAATTGCATATTCTCCATTCGTTGAAACCGAAACATTGTGCGTTCCTGCATCTGTTGTTATTTTACGCAATTTTCCATTCTCCCAATTCACTGTATATAAATGACGATCTTTCGGAGAATCTTTTGTTGTTATAATTAAGAATTCTTTTTTCTTCGCATTTTCGCCAACAAGATCCGTTACAATCCAATCTCCTTTTGTGATTTGGTTTAATAATTTTCCGTCTGTATTGAAGCGATACAAATGCATAAAACCATCACGTTGCGACCACCAAACAAACTCGTTATTTTTTCCTGGAATAAAATGTAATTCGTTTTGAGGTTCTACATATTTTGCATCATCTTCTTTGAATAATGTTTTAATCAATTTCCCTGAAGTTGCATCATATTGATTCAATTCCATGTGTTTTTGATTACGAGAAAGTAACGCAATATAAATATGTTTTTCATCTGGCGACCACGTAACCGAAGTTAAATAGTGATCGACTTCTGGATGAGTTTCTAAGAAAATCGTTTTTTGAGTGGTTGGATTATAAACGCCTAACGTAACGGTATGATTTTTTGTTCCAGCAAATGGATATTTGATGTTTTTATTCACTGCAGGTTGCACAGACCAATCGATAATTGGATAATCTGTAACCGCTGTTTGATCCATTCTATAAAACGCAACTAAATTCCCTTTTGGCGAAATGAAAATTCCTTTGTGAATACCGAATTCATTTTGATGAACCGATTTTCCATTCACAATTTCATATTTTCCGTCTTTTGTAATTTGATGTGTTTTTCCAGCTTTATCAACAAAAAATAAATTATTGTCAATAACGTATCCAACTTGATTATTTGTTGCATCAAATTCTACATTTTCTGCATTATCAGGTAATTTCAACCAATCATTTTGTTGACCAGCAGTTGTAATTGTTTTGTAACCCGTTTTTGTCGAATAATAGGCTTGCTTATCATTAATCCAATTCAAAGAAGGAATTCTTTTATTCTCAAATTGAGAACTTCTGAAAATTGTATCAGTTTTAAGAGAAGGAACTTCTTTCTTGATTAAAGCTTCTCCATAAGACGTTTTTACATTTTGCGTGTACGCATTTTGATTCGGAATCCATTGAACTTGATTTAGACTTTCGATACGTAAATTCGTCGATAATCCAAGTACAGCATCTTCCATTGTGACATTCTTTTTCTGAGCTAATAAACTAGCGCTCATTAAAAGTGTACTCAATAAAATTGTTTTTTTCATGTGTGATTTCTATTTCAAATATTGCCCAAGGGCTTCTAAGTTTTTCTTTTCGTTCCCAATAAAAATTTTGTCTCCGTCTACCACGACAGGACGTTTTAGGAAAGTATAATCTGATAAAATATAATTTTTGATATCATCTTCAGAAAGCTGTTGATCTTTCAATCCTAATTTTTTGTAATTCTGCGCACGTCTCGAAAATAAAGTTTCGTAACTCCCAGCTAAATTCTTCATTTCTTCTAATTCTTCAGCCGTTATCGCAGTCGTTTTTATTTCATGCAAATCAAAACCTGTAAAATCAAACTCTTTCATAATACGTTTGCACGTATCGCAAGTTTTCAAAAAAAATACTTTTTTCATTTCTCAAAATCTTTGGTTTTGTAAAGATAAATAAGTTTCATCGTTTTGCAGAATGATAAAGAATTTTGTCAAAATATATTTCAAATCGATAAAAAACTATCTTTGCAAGTATGGAAGAAACTAATTTTTTGCGTTTAAACAAATATATTAGCGATAGTGGTTTTTGTTCGCGTCGCGAAGCAGATCAATACATCGAAAATCGTTTGGTACAAATTAATGGACGAGTTGCTAAAATTGGGCAATTTGTAGGACCAAATGATGTGGTGACTGTAAAAGGTGTCGAAATAGAACCGCGCGAAAAGGAGCATGCGGTTTATATTATGCTCAATAAACCTGTGGGCGTTACGTGTACAACAGATCCTACGGATCCAGATAATATTGTCGATTTTCTTTCGTTTGGAGAACGAATTTTTCCGATTGGTCGTTTAGATAAAGATTCGCAAGGATTGATTTTATTGACAAGCGATGGCGATATTGTGAATAAGATTTTACGTGCAGGAAATAATCACGAAAAAGAATATATCGTAACCGTTGATAAACCAATTACGGATGAATTTTGTGAACGAATGTCGAAAGGTGTTCCGATTCTTAATCAAGTTACGAAGAAATGTAAGATCGAAAAAATAAGTACAAATGTTTTCAAAATTACATTAATCCAAGGTTTGAATAGACAGATTCGTCGTATGTGCGAATATTTTGGTTATACTGTCAAAAAATTAGAACGTGTTCGAATTATGAACTTAACGTTGAATGTCGGAATTGGTCAACACCGAGATTTAACAGCAGAAGAGTTAGCAGAAATCAATCGATTAACGAAAGATTCAGAAAAACACGAGGAAAAGAAACCAGCTTCAAAATCAAAAAAATCATCAACGAAAAAAACAAAAGAAATTTCTCCAGATTTTAAAGATTCGAAAGGAAAATCAATCAAAAAGCCAGTAAAAAAATCAACAACTCAAGCGAGAGCTGGGAAAAGTAAACCACCAACAAATACCAAAGGAGGGAAATTTGGTAAAAGAAGATAAAATCAAAAGACGAATATTTTTCGTCTTTTTTTATACATTTTGGTCAAAGCTAACTTCTATCATATCACTTTGTCAAAGATTCAATATCTTTATAAAGTAAAATCTTAAAAACACATGAAGAAAATTGTTTACTCGTTGCTTTTTATAGCGATGACTTTTGGTGCGTCGGTAAAAGCACAAGAAAATGTTACTTATCAATTGCCTCCGCAAGAAATTTTACAATTGGCAGACGCGGATATGCCACCCTCAATTAGTACAGATCGTAAGGCTGAAAATGCATTTTTGTCTTATAGAAGTCGTTATAAAACGATTAATGAATTGTCAGAAAAAGAATTACGTTTAGCAGGATTACGAATTAATCCAGTTACAAATATCAATTCACGTGAAACATTCAGTGAGAAAATCACTTATTTTGATCTGAAAACTTCAAAGGAAAAAACAATTGCTGGTTTACCTGCAAAAGGTCGTTTTTCTAATCAGTCTTGGAACACTTCTCAATCAAAATTTGCCGTTACAAATACAACAAATAAAGGTGTAGAACTATGGATTGTTGACGTAAAAACGCAAGTTGCAACAAAAGTTTATGAAGATAAATTAAACGCAAACTTAGGTCGTCCTTTCAATTGGATTTCAGATACAGAATTAATTGTGAATGTAATTCCAGCTTCTAAAAAAGCTTTGATTGATACAAAAGACGCAATTGCGACTGGACCTACAGTTTCTGTTGCTGATGGAAAAGAAGCGCAAAACAGAACCTATCAAGATTTATTGCAAAATAAAAATGATGAGTTTAACTTCGAACAATTAGCAATTTCTGAATTAGTAAAAGTTAATATCGAAACAGGAGCAAAATCGAAATGGAAAGATGCTGCGATGTACACGGATATTTCGACTTCTCCAGATGGACAATATGTTTTGGTGAACGAAATCAAAAAACCTTTTTCATATTTAGTAACCTACAATAGTTTCCCATCAACTGATATTGTGTATGATATCAATGGAAAATTAGTAAAAGAAGTTGATCATAAAGAGTTACAAGAAGTTGTTCCGAAAGGATTTTCTTCGACGATTATGGGAAAAAGAAATTTGTATTGGAGAGCAGATAAACCAAATACTTTATATTGGGTTGAGGCTTTAGATGGTGGTGATGCAAATAAGCCTGCGGAATATCGCGATGCGCTTTATCAAGTTGTGGCGCCTTTTACTGCGAACAAAGAGTTGTTGGTAAAAGTAAAAGATCGCTATAGAGGAGTGACTTGGGGAAATGATGAGGTTGCGATTGTGAGAGATGCTTGGTATAATACGCGTAACGAAAGTAGTTATTTGTTCAATCCGTCAAATCCAACTCAAGAACCAATCCGTTTTTTCAGTAGAAATTCGCAAGATGCTTACAATAATCCTGGAAATTTCGTAACTGAAATGAATGATTATGGTTACAATGTTTTAGCGATTAACAAAGGAAAATTGATGTTAGTTGGAGAAGGAGTTTCTGCGGAAGGAATTTTACCTTTTGTTGATGATTTTGATATCAAAACACTGAAAACCACTCGTTTATGGAGGGCGCAAAAATCAGATAAATTAGAAGCAATTGCTCGTGTTATTGATCCGAAGAAAGGAATCATTTTAGAACAAATTCAATCGAAATCAGATTATCCAAATTTATATTTTCGTAATATTTTTCAGAAAGGAGGAAAGCCAAAACAAGTAACCTTTACAAAAAATCCTTTCGAGGCAATGAACAAAGTTTCGAAAGAATTAATTACGTACAAACGTGCTGATGGTGTGGAATTATCAGGAACGTTATATTTACCACCAAATTATGATAAAACGAAAAAGGAAAAGTTACCAATGTTAATGTGGGCTTATCCTCGCGAGTTCAAAGATGCATCTACGGCTGGTCAGGTAACAACTTCTGAGAATAAATTTACTTCTCCTTCTTACGGAGGTCCTATTTATTGGGCGTTGAGAGGGTATGCGGTACTAGATGATGCGGCTTTCCCAATTATTGGAGAAGGAAAAGAAGAGCCAAATGATACGTTCGTTCCTCAATTGGTTGCCAATGCAAAAGCTGCGATTGATGCGGTGGATAAATTAGGTTATATCGATCGTGAAAGAGTTGCGGTTGGTGGACATTCTTATGGTGCGTTTATGACAGCGAATTTATTAACGCATTCTAATTTATTTGCGGCGGGTATTGCGCGTTCAGGGGCTTATAACCGTACGTTAACGCCGTTTGGATTCCAGTCAGAACAACGTAATTATTGGGAAGCTCCAGATGTTTACAACACAATGGCTCCTTTCCAAAATGCAGATAAAATGAAAACACCATTGTTGTTAATTCATGGTGAAGCTGATAATAATACAGGAACTTTCCCGATGCAATCTGAGCGTTATTTCAATGCATTGAAAGGTTTAGGAGCGACAACTCGTTTGGTTTTATTACCACAAGAATCTCACGGATATGCAGCCAGAGAAAATATTCTTCACATGTTATGGGAACAAGATCAATGGTTAGAGAAATATGTGAAAAACAAAGGAAAAAATTCTGAAAAGAAATAATTCTCAATATAAGAAAAGCGATTCAATTTTGAATCGCTTTTTTATTGTAAATAATCATTATATTTAGTTCATAATTAATCATCTATGAAATTAAAAGCTTTACTATTCTTTCTAACAATTTTTTCTCCATTTCTATTTGCTCAAAATTTGTGGAAAGTAGAATATGAAACCTATGATAAAATCTTTTTTGATGAAAAAGATCCTGTTTATAAAGCAGCATTAGATAAAAACAATTCTACACCAAAATATTATCAATTACTTTTTGATGAAAATCAGTCGTTTTTCAGTGAAGTTGTAAAAATTGATAATAGTCAAAATCAATCATCTATGTCGATGAGTACAATTGAAGATAATATTTACATCGATTATAAAACTTTACAATATAAGATTGAAGGAAATTATGTAAACAAAAATATTTTAATAATAGATAATTTGCCAAAATACATTTGGACAATTAGTCGAGAATCAAAAGAAATTTTGGGTATTAAAGTTAAAAAAGCAACAACTGAATACAAAGATTCTAAGATAGAAGTTTGGTTTGCGCCAACTTTACAACCAAAAGGCGGACCAATATTTTTCAATGGATTGCCAGGTTTAATTTTAGAATTGAAAGCTGTAACAACAATGAAAGACGAAAGTTACGAAACGACTTTTAGAGCAATTAATATAAAAGAAGCATCTAAAAACGAAGTGATTAAAATTCCATCAAAAGGTCAAAAAATGACACAAATTGAGAAAGACTATTTTGTAAAAGAAGCGAATAGAAAAATGATGGAAGCCTATAATAATAAGGTTTCTAAAGACTAAAACACAAAAAAAACCACTTCGAAAGAAGTGGTTTTTAAATTTTATAGCTGAGGTATTATAACATTTTCAAGAAGTTAACTTCTAATTCTGTTAATCTTCTAAAATCACCTCTTTGTAAAGTTTTCTTTGTAAGTCCTGCAAAAGAAACGCGGTCTAACGCTTCTACTTCGTATCCTTTTGTTTCGAAAATACGACGTACAACGCGGTTCCAACCAATGTGTAATTCTACACCAACTTCATTTTTCGGTCTACCTTCGATAAAAGAAATTTCGTCAACAACTGCAATTCCTTCAGGAATTAAACGAACACCTTTTTTGATGTCAGTCAAATCATTTGCTGTTAATTTTTTATCTAAAGTTACATGATATATTTTTTTGATATCATGACTTGGATGCGTTAATTTCTTAGTTAAATAACCATCGTTTGTAAACAATAAAACTCCTGTTGTCTGTCTGTCCAAGCGACCTACTGGGAAAATTCTCGCTGTAGTTGCTGTAGACATTAAGTCCATTACAGTTTTACGTCCTTTTTCGTCATTTGATGTTGAAATAAACCCTTTTGGTTTGTTCAACACAAAATATACATTTTTCTCTGAAGAGATTTTACGACCATCGAAACGCACTTCATCATCGGGTTGTACTTTATAACCCATTTCAGTAATCACTTGACCATTCACTGTAACGATTCCAGTTTTGATCAACTCGTCGGCCTCTCTTCTGGATGCAATCCCTGCATTCGCTACATATTTATTTAAACGAATAGTCCCGTCATCAACTGGAGCTTTTTTCAGTCTTTTAACAAATGGTTTTTCACCTGGTTTGTTAAACGGTTTCTTTGGTCCAAAACTTTTCTTTCCTTCTTCTGATGGTTTTCCACCAAAAGTTGGTTTTCCTTTCCCTGAAGATGGTTTAGAAGAAGAATTTCCTCTTGCTCCACCTTTTCCACGATTGTTCCCGCCTTGGGAATTTCTGTCGTTGGATTGATTTCGTCTGTTATTCATCTGAATTTGATTAATTTATGCGCTGATTAAAATTTTGCGCAATAGTTTGCAAAGTTAAGGGATTTATTTCGATTAATACGATACTAAATACACCAGCAACAATCATTCCCTTAAAAAAATAGTGTAAAATCTTATATGCTTGTGACGATTTTATTCTCCAAATGATAAATAAAATCACTGTAAAAGCGATATTCGAAGCAATAAAAAAGTATTTCATTGCGCCAACATCATTTTTCATAATGATAATAATTCCAATGATTAATTCTGTAATAATTAAACATGAAATCAAAACTTTTGTAAAATCGATTCCATATTTAATTGGAATTGAATCATAATTATAAATCAAATCTGCTTTTTGAGAACTCAAATCTTTTACAATATCAGTAATCAATAATAAAATGGTCAAGAAAGTAGCGTGCAAAGCCAAATTGAACGTGAAATGATCAAAATAAACCAATAAGGCGAAAAATGGCATCACACGAATGACAACCAAATAAAAGTTTTTGATCAATGCAAATCGATTGATTTTGTGACTATAAAACCAAACTAAAAATTGATAAACCAAAAAGAAAACGAAAACTTTCCACGAAATTAAAGCCGCAATAATCAATGCTAAAGCATTTAGAACAATGTAAACAGTTAGTTTGAAACCTTGTGAAACTTGTTTTTGAAGATAAACTTGTAAAGGACGTTTGAGTTCGTCTTTTTCTAAATCGTAAAAATTATTGATGATATATCCTGCGGCCACACAAAGTATCGAACAAAGGATAAGCCCGTCTAACTTTGGATTTGTCAACAATTGACGATGACCAACTTCTGGCGCAAAAATAAAAAGCGCAGCAAGATATTGTGCTAAAATAAGCACAATTAAATTATAGCCACGAACAACAGAAAATAATGCAAAAACCTTTAAGATTATTTTCTGAACGTTCATTGATTATATTTTTATAAATTATTTTTTTAGAATTTGTAAATAACTTCGGTCTGAAAGTCTTTTAGGTAGCTTTTCGCCTTGTCATAATCTTGTGTAAAACCAAGAACATAACCGCCTCCGCCAGAACCACAAAGTTTTAGGTAATACGTATCTGTATCAATTCCAGTTTTCCATGCATTCACCAATTTTTGAGGAATCATAGGTCTGAAATGTTCATAACCCCAAGCTGACAATTTCTGAAGATTTGCAAAAAGTGGATTGTATTCACCTTTCACAAAGTTTTCGATACATGCATTGTTGTATTTAATAAACTCTTCTTTCAATGTTTTACGGAAACCTTCTTTTTTCATTTTTTCAAAGAAAATATGAATCATTGGTGCCGTTTCTCCTGGTGTACCAGAATTGATTAAGAAAACAGCTCCTTTTCCGTCAGTATTTGCAGAAGGTAAACCAATTGTCGAGATATCATCTTTTGATTGAATTAACAAAGGAATATTCATATAACAAATCAAAGGATCAATTCCAGAACTTTTCCCATGAAAATGAGATTCTAAATTACCGAAAAGAGCTTTTAATTCGCTGATTTTTTCTTTGTTCAGATTTTGGTTGATATCAATTTTATTCAACGCATATTTGTCATAAATAGCAGCAACCAAAGCGCCTGAACTACCTACACCATATCCTTGAGGAATGTTAGAATCGAAGTACATTCCGTTTGCAACATCTTCCGAAAAAGATTTTGTGTCAAAAGTATCAGCAAAATTTTCTTCTAAAAATTTTGCATAATTTTTCAAGTGAGCATTTGATGATTCTGCAATTTCAGAAGGCTCAAATTTTAATGCACCTTGGTAAAAATTATAAGGAATTGTTAATCCTTTCGAGTTCTCAATAATTCCATATTCGCCAAAAAGTAAGATTTTGGCATAAAATAATGGGTTCTTCATTCAATGCTAAAATTGGTACCGCAAATGTACAAAATTTAAGCCATTCTTTTTTGAATCTGAGGAAGAGTTTTGTTTTAAAAAATTGTAAATCACATTATTTTTTGATTATTAGTAGATTTTGGAATATATTTTGACTAAATAATTTAGAATAAATTGGTTAAATTTCAATTAATAATCAATGATTTTAACCGAATTAGCATTAAAAATAGAGAATTAATGTATTAAAATATATAAATTTGTGCCATGTATATCACCGAATATCTATCGAATGAGATAAAACCAGGGAAAGTTAATTCTTCTCCAAGTCAGCTTTTAGAAGTTGTGCAAGAGAATAAATTGACGCATTTACCTTTGTTTAAAGGGTTGGATTTTGTTGGAAATATCTCGGAAGAAGATTTGATTGAATTATCAATTGATGATAAAAAAGTAGATTATACTTCGTATTTGGAGAGTTTTTATCTTTCTGAATCGAGTACGCTTTTAGATGCAATTCAGATGATGTACACGAATCAGGCGAATATCTTACCAATTATTAACGAACAATCGCGCTATGTTGGTTTTATTACGGAAACGGATATTATCTACACATTTGCAAATTTTCCTTTTGTCGCTGCGCTAGGTGTTTCGATGCTAGTTTCGATTGCGGAAAAAGATTTGTCGATGACTGCGATTTCTAATATTATTGAAGTGAATAACGGAAAAATTTTGGGAATGATGATTGTTGGGAATAAGGAGGATAGCGTTTATGTTTTGCTGAAATTTAGTTCATCGAACTTGTTGACAATTGGTGAAACATTTGAGCGTTATGGATATCAAGTGATTCAAAAATTTTATAACGACGAAAAACAAGAACTTCTGCAAAGTCGTTATGCACAATTGTTAAAATACATGAATACCTAATGATAAAAGTTGCACTTTTTGGACAAAAAACAAGTACGTCTTTAACGGATATTATTCCACCATTTATTAATTATTTAGTTCAGAACGAAATTGCTTTTTGTGTTGAGCAAAATTTTCTTCAAATCTTAAAAGAAACAACTGATTTTGATACTGATAATGTAGAAACCTATACTTCTCATGATGATTTAGACAAATCGGTCAAGTTTTTATTCAGTTTTGGTGGAGACGGAACAATCTTATCAGCAACTACAATTGTTAGGGATTCTAATATTCCAATTATTGGAGTAAATACTGGACGTTTAGGCTTTTTAGCAACAATCAATAAAAGTGTATTGTTGGAGCAAATGGATAGTTTTTTCAATGATGATTATAACATTATTCCACGAACTTTATTAACAGTGAAAAGAAGTGATGGTGTAGAAATTGAAAATAATTTTGCGATAAACGAAGTAACTGTAGTTCGCCGTGAAACAACTAGTATGATTACAGTTGATGCTTATTTGAACAATGAATTTCTAAATTCTTTTTGGTCTGATGGATTGATTATTTCTACGCCAACAGGTTCTACAGGATATTCGTTGAGTTGTGGAGGACCAATTGTTCATCCGTCCAATCAAAATTTTGTGATTACACCTGTTGCGCCACATAATCTAAATGTACGTCCATTAATTGTGTCAGAAAACGAAAAAATTGACTTAAAAATACGTAGTAGAGCTAATGAATACTTCCTTTCGTTGGATTCTCGTAACTTTCCTTTAACAACTGACGTCGAATTGACGATACAAAAAGCTGACTTCAAAATCTTAATCGTTGAAGCTATTGACGCGACTTATTTCACAACTTTGAGAGAAAAAATGCTTTGGGGTTCAGATAAAAGGAATTAAAATTTACAATAAATCTTCTTAATTTTTGTTAAATCAGTTACGTTGAATTGACTTTTGTTTATATTTGTTCGAATTTAAAAGAAGATAAAAAGCAAAAGCCGAAAAAATAACACAACTTATGAGGAGAGTATTTTTGTTTGTTTTTATACTATGTTTTTCGCAATTAACTTTTGCGCAAAGACATGAACTCGGAATTTTTGCTGGTGGAGCAAATGTGATTGGAGATATTGGTAAAGCCAATTACATCAATCCGTTTCCTACGAAAACAGAGCCAGGTGGGAAAATTTATTTACCAATTTCCATAGGAGGATTGTATCGTTTTAATATAAATCCGCAAATGGGTTTTAGAGCAAATATCTCTTATTCAAAAGTTGGAGCAAGTGACCACCGCTCGAAAGAGTATTACAAATTAGAAAGAAATAAAAATTTTCGAAATAATATTGTAGAAGGATCATTGATGTTTGAGTATAATTTCTTTAATATCAATGATGATCAAGAAAAAGCGCAATCGCCTTATATTTTTGTAGGAGTTGGAGCTTTTTCGGCAAAAGGAAAAGAATATGATTACGATGGGACAAACAACGTAATTATCGAAAAAACAAAATATAATACCGATTTAACGATTCCTTTTGGGGTTGGATATAAAGTAAGATTCAATTACAATTGGATTTTATCTTTTGAGACAGGTGTTCGTTATACAAGTGTTGATTATATAGATTACAACAAAGGAAAATTTACTCAAAATTTTACTGATGCTGTAGCTGATGGAGTTATACCTTCGGATGAATATAGTAAAAGAGTATACGGAAACACATCAAACAAAGATTGGTACGTATTATCAGGAATTACCTTAACGTACAGTTTTGGTCGACCTGCTTGTTATTGTGATTAAAAAGAATGGAAATTAGTTTAGTAGAACAAATAGATAAAAATAATATACCTAATCACGTTGCAATCATTATGGATGGTAACGGAAGATGGGCTAAGAAGAACGGTAAAGAAAGAACTTTTGGACACAAAAGTGCTTTGGGAGCTGTACGATCTTCAATCGAAACTTGTCGAAAATTAGGTATAAAACATCTTACACTTTACGCATTTTCTACTGAAAATTGGAACCGTCCAAAATTAGAAGTCAATGTTTTAATGACTTTATTAAGTTCTGCAATTAAGGACGAAATAAATGAATTACACAAAAATGGAGTTCGCTTGAATGTGATTGGAGATTTATCAAAATTACCAAAAAAAGCATTCAAAGATTTGACTCAAGCAATGGAAAAAACAAAAGACAACACAGATTGTGTTTTGACATTAGCATTAAGTTATGGTTCGAAAGAAGAACTATTACACGCGATGAAATCTATTGCCCAAAAATACAAAGACGGAGAAATATCCGACAATGATTTTAATGAAGAATTAGTTCATCAAAACTTATATACACACGATTTACCTATGGTAGATCTTATGATTAGAACAAGTGGCGAAACCAGAATTAGTAATTTCTTGTTGTGGCAAATTGCTTACGCAGAATTATATTTTACAGAGGTTTTGTGGCCTGATTTTAACGAGGAAGAATTTTATAAAGCAATTTTAAATTACCAAAATCGAGAACGTAGATTTGGTAAGATAAGCGAGCAACTAACGAACTAATCGAACTGAAATAGAGGATTATGAAGAAAATTTTTTGGACAATGTGTATGCTTGGTGCTTACATGGCACAGGCGCAAGTCGTAGACTCTACGAAAACCATTGATTCAACACAACAAGATAATTTTGTCTTAGATTATACCAATGCACGAACTTTCAAACTGAAAGATATCGTTGTAACAGGTGACTCTAAATATTCTAAGAATCAAATTATCCGTTATGCAGGTTTTGCTATCGGTGAAGAGATAGAATTACCAGGTACGAAGGTAAATAATGCTGTAAAAAAATTATGGAGATCTAATATTTTCTCTGACATCGACTTGTATGTAGATAAAATAGAAGGTAACGAAGTAACATTAGAGCTTGCCTTGGTTTCAGTTCCTAGTTTAGGAGAAATTAAGATTAACGGCGTGAAAAAATCGCAACGCGAAGATTTAATCAAACAAAATAAATTAAATCCAGGTGTTAAGATTACACAAAGTTTGATCAATACGACAAATAATAAAATCAAAGATTATTATACTGGAAAAGGTTATCCTAACACAACAATTAATGTAGAACGTCAACCAATTGCTGGTAAAGAAGATGAAGAAAATATTACATTGAATGTGAATCGTGGAGAGCGTGTAAAGATTAAGAAAATCATTTTCGAAGGAAATGACAACTTAACAGCTGCTCGTTTACGTAAAAAAGGGATGAAAAATACCAAACAGAAATCGATCAATATCTTCAAATCATCTAAAATGATTCCTGAAAAATTCCAGGAAGATTTAAAAACTTTGGTTGATGAGTACAAATCTGTTGGTTTTAGAGATGCTAAAGTTGAGTCATACAACATCGAAAAAGTTGATGACAAAAACTTATTAGTTAAAATTAAAGTTAACGAAGGAAAACCATATTTCTTAGGAGATGTAACGTTTTCTGGAAACTCAATTTATACTTCTGAACAATTACAACGAATTTTTGGTTACAAAACAGGAGATCGTTATGATGCAGTAGGTATCAACAAAAAGATTTCTGGATCAGAAAAAGACGATGA of Empedobacter falsenii contains these proteins:
- a CDS encoding S9 family peptidase, with the protein product MKKTILLSTLLMSASLLAQKKNVTMEDAVLGLSTNLRIESLNQVQWIPNQNAYTQNVKTSYGEALIKKEVPSLKTDTIFRSSQFENKRIPSLNWINDKQAYYSTKTGYKTITTAGQQNDWLKLPDNAENVEFDATNNQVGYVIDNNLFFVDKAGKTHQITKDGKYEIVNGKSVHQNEFGIHKGIFISPKGNLVAFYRMDQTAVTDYPIIDWSVQPAVNKNIKYPFAGTKNHTVTLGVYNPTTQKTIFLETHPEVDHYLTSVTWSPDEKHIYIALLSRNQKHMELNQYDATSGKLIKTLFKEDDAKYVEPQNELHFIPGKNNEFVWWSQRDGFMHLYRFNTDGKLLNQITKGDWIVTDLVGENAKKKEFLIITTKDSPKDRHLYTVNWENGKLRKITTDAGTHNVSVSTNGEYAIDNWSNDNTPRKIDVLDANGKFKQNILTAQNPLANYNTAKVENVTLKADDGTDLYGKLIYPTNFDSSKKYPVIVYLYNGPHAQLITNRFPATGNLWYDHLAEKGYVVFTMDGRGSANRGLKFEQAIHGNVATTEMNDQMKGVDFLKTLPFVDAERMGIHGWSYGGFMTTSFMLRKPDVFKVGVAGGPVLDWTQYEIMYTERYMESPQDNPEGFKNTNLINRVKDLKGKLLMIHGAQDNVVVWQHSIDFIREAVKNSVQMDYFVYPGHEHNVRGKDRVHLMQKITDYFDLYLKPEGTSQK
- a CDS encoding arsenate reductase family protein is translated as MKKVFFLKTCDTCKRIMKEFDFTGFDLHEIKTTAITAEELEEMKNLAGSYETLFSRRAQNYKKLGLKDQQLSEDDIKNYILSDYTFLKRPVVVDGDKIFIGNEKKNLEALGQYLK
- the rluF gene encoding 23S rRNA pseudouridine(2604) synthase RluF, coding for MEETNFLRLNKYISDSGFCSRREADQYIENRLVQINGRVAKIGQFVGPNDVVTVKGVEIEPREKEHAVYIMLNKPVGVTCTTDPTDPDNIVDFLSFGERIFPIGRLDKDSQGLILLTSDGDIVNKILRAGNNHEKEYIVTVDKPITDEFCERMSKGVPILNQVTKKCKIEKISTNVFKITLIQGLNRQIRRMCEYFGYTVKKLERVRIMNLTLNVGIGQHRDLTAEELAEINRLTKDSEKHEEKKPASKSKKSSTKKTKEISPDFKDSKGKSIKKPVKKSTTQARAGKSKPPTNTKGGKFGKRR
- a CDS encoding alpha/beta hydrolase family protein, whose amino-acid sequence is MKKIVYSLLFIAMTFGASVKAQENVTYQLPPQEILQLADADMPPSISTDRKAENAFLSYRSRYKTINELSEKELRLAGLRINPVTNINSRETFSEKITYFDLKTSKEKTIAGLPAKGRFSNQSWNTSQSKFAVTNTTNKGVELWIVDVKTQVATKVYEDKLNANLGRPFNWISDTELIVNVIPASKKALIDTKDAIATGPTVSVADGKEAQNRTYQDLLQNKNDEFNFEQLAISELVKVNIETGAKSKWKDAAMYTDISTSPDGQYVLVNEIKKPFSYLVTYNSFPSTDIVYDINGKLVKEVDHKELQEVVPKGFSSTIMGKRNLYWRADKPNTLYWVEALDGGDANKPAEYRDALYQVVAPFTANKELLVKVKDRYRGVTWGNDEVAIVRDAWYNTRNESSYLFNPSNPTQEPIRFFSRNSQDAYNNPGNFVTEMNDYGYNVLAINKGKLMLVGEGVSAEGILPFVDDFDIKTLKTTRLWRAQKSDKLEAIARVIDPKKGIILEQIQSKSDYPNLYFRNIFQKGGKPKQVTFTKNPFEAMNKVSKELITYKRADGVELSGTLYLPPNYDKTKKEKLPMLMWAYPREFKDASTAGQVTTSENKFTSPSYGGPIYWALRGYAVLDDAAFPIIGEGKEEPNDTFVPQLVANAKAAIDAVDKLGYIDRERVAVGGHSYGAFMTANLLTHSNLFAAGIARSGAYNRTLTPFGFQSEQRNYWEAPDVYNTMAPFQNADKMKTPLLLIHGEADNNTGTFPMQSERYFNALKGLGATTRLVLLPQESHGYAARENILHMLWEQDQWLEKYVKNKGKNSEKK
- a CDS encoding GLPGLI family protein encodes the protein MKLKALLFFLTIFSPFLFAQNLWKVEYETYDKIFFDEKDPVYKAALDKNNSTPKYYQLLFDENQSFFSEVVKIDNSQNQSSMSMSTIEDNIYIDYKTLQYKIEGNYVNKNILIIDNLPKYIWTISRESKEILGIKVKKATTEYKDSKIEVWFAPTLQPKGGPIFFNGLPGLILELKAVTTMKDESYETTFRAINIKEASKNEVIKIPSKGQKMTQIEKDYFVKEANRKMMEAYNNKVSKD